In Gemmatimonadales bacterium, one DNA window encodes the following:
- a CDS encoding ABC transporter substrate-binding protein yields MKPSRRAVLPLLVLVALATGPQGAGAQPRTATDQAGPLELVRGSVSRVLAIVQAPRVVARGDAQRTAEIRRVAQGLFDFDEMARLTLAQHWKARSAPEREEFVVLFTDLLERSYLTTIENYSGETISFVGESIGDQYAQVRSRITTNRLMEFPIDYRLRMRDGRWAVYDVVLDGVSLVSNYRSQFNTIIRTSSFTDLMTRLRTRQIETHAIPRTGRGARQGTDRERGLAGVGAVYELYKK; encoded by the coding sequence ATGAAGCCCTCCCGCCGGGCCGTGCTCCCTCTGCTGGTCCTGGTCGCGCTCGCGACCGGCCCGCAAGGGGCCGGCGCCCAGCCGAGGACGGCCACCGACCAGGCCGGGCCGCTCGAGCTCGTGCGAGGGTCCGTCTCCCGCGTGCTCGCGATCGTCCAGGCCCCACGCGTGGTCGCGAGGGGTGACGCTCAGCGGACCGCGGAGATCCGTCGAGTCGCCCAGGGGTTGTTCGACTTCGACGAGATGGCTCGCCTCACGCTGGCGCAGCACTGGAAGGCTCGATCGGCCCCGGAGCGAGAGGAGTTCGTCGTCCTCTTCACCGACCTGCTGGAGCGCTCGTACCTGACGACCATCGAGAACTATTCCGGAGAGACCATCAGCTTCGTGGGAGAGTCGATCGGCGATCAGTACGCGCAGGTGCGATCCCGCATCACGACCAACCGGCTCATGGAGTTCCCGATCGACTACCGTCTGCGCATGCGCGACGGGCGCTGGGCGGTGTACGACGTGGTGCTGGACGGGGTGAGCCTGGTCTCGAACTACCGGAGCCAGTTCAACACGATCATCCGGACGTCGTCGTTCACCGACCTCATGACCAGGCTGAGGACCCGGCAGATCGAGACGCACGCCATCCCCCGGACCGGCCGGGGCGCGCGCCAGGGTACCGATCGGGAGAGAGGGCTTGCCGGAGTCGGGGCGGTCTACGAGCTCTACAAGAAGTGA
- a CDS encoding (2Fe-2S)-binding protein, whose amino-acid sequence MKTLLALRINGEERDVLAAAHKTLLEVLREELNLTGTKHGCELGECGTCTVLVDGAPVLSCLALPVECQGREIKTVEGMATGGDLHPLQQAFAELGAAQCGYCTPGILLTAEALLEETPVPTRDEIRHALAGNLCRCTGYTKILDAVELAALRMRRRLLGEVHPKASRADSEVDQR is encoded by the coding sequence ATGAAGACGCTCTTGGCCCTCCGGATCAACGGTGAAGAGCGCGACGTCCTCGCGGCGGCGCACAAGACGCTGCTCGAGGTCCTGCGGGAGGAGCTGAACCTCACCGGGACCAAGCACGGGTGCGAGCTGGGCGAGTGCGGCACCTGCACGGTGCTGGTGGACGGCGCCCCGGTGCTCTCCTGCCTGGCGCTGCCGGTCGAGTGCCAGGGGCGCGAGATCAAGACCGTGGAAGGCATGGCCACCGGGGGCGATCTGCACCCGCTCCAGCAGGCGTTCGCGGAGCTGGGAGCCGCCCAGTGCGGGTACTGCACGCCGGGCATTCTCCTGACCGCGGAGGCGCTGCTGGAGGAGACGCCGGTCCCGACCCGTGACGAGATCAGGCACGCCCTCGCCGGCAATCTCTGCCGCTGCACCGGGTACACCAAGATCCTCGACGCCGTCGAGCTCGCCGCCCTCCGGATGCGGAGGCGGTTGCTTGGCGAGGTACACCCGAAGGCGAGCCGAGCGGATTCAGAGGTGGACCAGCGATGA
- a CDS encoding LapA family protein: MLSLVILSVVLLFVVTFALQNPQAVTVRFLIWQLDSSLAIVILAATAAGVLVAELFHVTKRLLRWKRGSP, encoded by the coding sequence ATGCTGTCTCTGGTTATCCTCAGCGTCGTCCTTCTCTTCGTGGTGACCTTCGCCCTACAGAATCCGCAGGCGGTCACGGTGCGGTTTCTGATCTGGCAGCTTGATTCCTCCCTTGCCATCGTCATATTGGCGGCCACGGCGGCGGGCGTACTTGTTGCGGAGTTGTTCCACGTGACGAAGCGCCTGCTGCGGTGGAAACGCGGCAGCCCGTGA
- a CDS encoding S-adenosylmethionine decarboxylase: MAQPKTDDFVGRHLIVDASTYNKRNLTSTDNILGLFEALARNLDMTLVLPPIVCRYPFAHDEMTAFCDEIEVELEKKAKAVAASTNATIDLSLAPVQVMRDFLRRRQAEESGVTGVSIWAESHAAIHTWDEDNYYAFDAFSCKDFRPRDALRLLLSHFDIEILNCVNLLRFQRSMPKVSNFQVNDNWEVLVDGRTIGELDSVNVDEL, from the coding sequence ATGGCACAGCCAAAGACGGACGACTTCGTCGGGCGTCACCTGATCGTTGACGCCTCTACCTACAACAAGCGTAATCTCACATCGACGGACAACATACTGGGCCTCTTCGAAGCACTGGCCCGCAACCTGGACATGACCCTGGTGCTTCCTCCGATTGTCTGCCGGTATCCGTTCGCGCACGACGAGATGACCGCCTTCTGCGACGAGATCGAAGTCGAGCTCGAAAAGAAGGCCAAGGCCGTCGCCGCGTCCACCAACGCTACGATAGACCTCAGTTTGGCTCCCGTCCAGGTCATGAGGGACTTCCTGCGCCGACGCCAGGCGGAGGAGAGCGGAGTGACCGGCGTGAGCATCTGGGCCGAATCGCATGCCGCCATTCACACCTGGGATGAGGATAACTACTATGCGTTCGACGCCTTCAGCTGCAAGGATTTCCGGCCGCGAGACGCCCTGCGGTTGCTGTTGAGCCACTTCGACATCGAGATCCTCAACTGCGTCAACCTGCTCCGATTCCAGCGCTCGATGCCGAAGGTCTCGAACTTCCAAGTGAACGACAACTGGGAGGTTCTGGTCGATGGGCGCACGATCGGCGAGCTGGACTCGGTCAACGTCGACGAGCTCTGA